CTGATGAATCTATGTTTCCACTTGATTCAGAACTGACCGATATGGAAGATGATGATACCGAGTACATATCAGACTCTACAACAGACTTGCCGTCCGCTGCCATGGCTAGAGGAACTAGGCAGTTGAGTTACAATGAAAATTTGGATCAGCGTTCGTTTTCTAAGACTCCAAATAAACATattgaagtaaaaaatttaaaggacCTTTGTAGTCCCTCTCATTCTGGAAGAATTTCGAAATCTTTGTGTCCTGTGTTACGAAGAAAGTCTTTGCTTCCCAAACCGAAAATGTTCCAACGCGTAGCCAGTGCCTTGTATGAAGAATCATCTCCTCTGGAGTTGGAAATCCGTAGTGAATCGGAATTTTCCAAGATGTTTTTCGAGCctaaaaaatcatcatcCTTTGTTTCTAGAGCTGCTTCGCCTGCAATGGTAGGTCCGGGTGTACCGTTTTACAGTTCTATAACAGGTGCAAATGGTAATGTTCTCGCACCATCAGGATCTTTGAAAGCTGTTGAGAACTCTGATGTAATTGAGTCATCTGCAGAGGACAGTAGTAATACGGACAATCCATCTACTAAGCCTTCGAATGAGATGCCCATATCTCCTCTGCTTTCCAGTtctgtattttttaaggaTACAGAAATGTCAACTCCGAATAGCAATCACTCCAGATCCCGTACCCCATCCTCGAAAAAGCGAACTCGATGGGGCGAAGAAATAATCGACTTATCGAAGAGAAGAGCTGTATCTCCTTCCATTTAT
This region of Schizosaccharomyces pombe strain 972h- genome assembly, chromosome: II genomic DNA includes:
- the dbl6 gene encoding protein Dbl6, whose amino-acid sequence is MDSFHPTPGKPTTATSNSSLNFFVRNREKSIRCSSLHQTFTAPSPEASPSIGLRYVNYSMSDETDESMFPLDSELTDMEDDDTEYISDSTTDLPSAAMARGTRQLSYNENLDQRSFSKTPNKHIEVKNLKDLCSPSHSGRISKSLCPVLRRKSLLPKPKMFQRVASALYEESSPLELEIRSESEFSKMFFEPKKSSSFVSRAASPAMVGPGVPFYSSITGANGNVLAPSGSLKAVENSDVIESSAEDSSNTDNPSTKPSNEMPISPLLSSSVFFKDTEMSTPNSNHSRSRTPSSKKRTRWGEEIIDLSKRRAVSPSIYYDLDKKCSPIHSVMVSPLKIKDTHEVLMNLKL